The genomic segment ATAGCACTTTAAAAATGGGGGTCTTCGTAAGCTTGTCTTCGTAAGCTTGATCACGGTTCGCGCTGGCCAGCTTCGACCAAAGATGGCGCAAAGCAATCATTAAAGCTCGCGAAGCAACAGAACTACCTTTAGATTTCACATTCCATGATTTAAAAGCGAAAGGCATATCAGATTACGCAGGCACCACGGCAGAAAAGCAACGCGCAAGTGTTCACAAAAGCGAAACACAAATCTCAATATACGAAAGGAAAGTTCAGGTCATTCCTACCGTTGAAAGCAAGAAATAAGCAATAATATTCTGAAACGATATTCTGAAAATATTCCGAAATAGATTTAAAGCAAGAATTGAGAATAAATAGTTATATCGGAAAGATAATAAAAACAATAATCTAGAATGGTGCCCGGGGCCGGACTTGAACCGGCACGATCTTACGATCGAGGGATTTTAAATCCCTTGTGTCTACCAATTTCACCACCCGGGCATCGGGGGGATACTTGCTATTAATAACAAGCTGGTATTGCTAAAGCGTTAATGGAGGCGGAACCCGGAGTCGAACCGAGATCCACGGATTTGCAATCCGCTGCATAGCCATTCTGCCATTCCGCCTTACTTGGAGCGAGAAACGAAATTCGTATCTGGCTACCACTAGTAAAACCATCTTTACTAGTTACTGCATTAATTTGGAGCGGGAAACGAGATTCGAACTCGCGACCCCAACCTTGGCAAGGTTGTGCTCTACCACTGAGCTATTCCCGCACCTGTTTTAAAAAGCTAACTGAGTAAGTAACGGTAACTTGTTTACTTAGCGAGTTGTGTGCTGCTCTCTAAATCTGGGCTGCATTTTACATTCACTATCAAGACTGTCAACAACAAAAATAACAATTTGTGACTGACTGCTGGATTTTTGACTAAAGCGCTTTTTTTTCAAACAATTTAGCCCTAATAACCTTATTTTGACTCCGATTTTGACAGTGATGGCCATGCCGCAAGCGTGTAAGAAATCATCGACCAGAACGATAATATTGCTGCAAAGTACAATAATATGTATCCCAAGGTAACCCAATAAATTGGAATTCCCATAAAATATTCTAATTCCGAGAGCAAACCAATTAAGGCGAGCATCTGGGCCATGGTTTTTGCTTTGCCCATAAACGACACTTTTACGGTATCTTGTAGTCCTTTTTGGCCCATCCATTCTCGTAGCGCAGAAATATATATTTCACGCGCCAAGAGCAGAATTGCCGGAACCGTTATCCAGATAGAGGCATAAGTGTGAGTAATTAATATTAATGCCGTGGCCACAATAAGTTTGTCAGCAACGGGATCTAAAAAGGCACCAAAAGCTGTCGACTGTTGTAACTTTCTGGCTAAATAGCCATCGAACCAATCTGTAATGGCCGCAAACCAAAACACAAATGCAGCAGCTTGGTGAGCCCACTGCCAATCAAGAAAATACACAGCGACGAAAATCGGTATCAGTAACACTCGGATCACTGTGATGATATTTGGGATAGTCCACATGGAGCGGTGAGTCCTCGTTATTAGTTGGTAGGCTGCCCTACTCGTTACGTGTTAACCACGTACTATTGTTAATTATGGATATGGTCATAAATCGTATCCGCTAGTTCTGCGCTGATCCCTGGCACATTGGCGATTTCACTGCGACTTGCTTGCAATATACCCTGCAAGCCCCCCATGTATTTCAATAAGCTTTGACGGCGCTTTGCACCCACACCTGGAATAGACTCCAGTTTAGAAGTCTTTTTGTCCTTTTGACGCCGCGCCCTGTGCCCGGTAATTGCAAACCGGTGCGACTCGTCTCGAATATGCTGAATAAGATGCAGCGCGATAGAGTCACCAGATAATGGGATAGTAGCATGGTTGCCTGCCAAAATAAGCGTTTCCAAACCTGCCTTACGGCTACTGCCTTTTGCTACCCCAATCAGTAACGGTTTTTTTTCATGCTTCCAATTTTCAAAGTATTCTTCTGCCTGAGTTAACTGGCCCTTGCCCCCATCTATAAATAAGATGTCTGGAATTTTACTGTCATCCTTTACGTCGCGATAACGCCTAGCAAGGGCTTGTGCCATAGCAGCATAATCGTCCCCTGGGGTTATGCCTTCAATATTAAAACGTCGATAATCCGCTTTAAAAGGCCCCTCGCGGTTAAATACCACACAAGAGGCCACAGTTAACTGACCGGATGTATGACTGATATCAAAACATTCCATGCGCTGAATGGGTTGCTCAAATTCAAGAATTTTTTCTAATTCGGTATACCGCGCAAATACTGACTTCTGCTGACCTTGCTTAGCAATTAATGCGTTTTCCGCATTGGTATTGGCCAAATCTAAATATCGACGCTTTTCATCTCTGACTCCTCGATAGAACTGAATACGACGGCCAGCTTCTTTGGTCAGTAGTTCTTCTATTGCACCTTGCTCACTCAACTCTATTGGGGTCACTATTTGTTTAGGGATGACTTTGTTGCCAGCTAAATAGAATTGCAGAATGAATGACTGAAATACTTCTTCATCTGTCGCATCAGCTGGCACTTTAGGATAAAAGCTTTTACTGCCTAATAGTTTGTTATCGCGAATAAATAAGCCTTGAATACTGGCGATACCATTTCGATAGGCAAAACCAAACACATCCATTTCTTCTTGGTTTCCACTGACCCACTGCTGTTCTTGCACTTTATTAAGAGCACTTATTTGATCACGATAGCGCGCAGCGGCCTCAAAGCGCAGGTTTTCACTCGCACTTTCCATGCGCTTAACAAGCGAATCTATCACTTGCTTGTTTTTCCCTTTTAAAAACATCCGTGCTAAGTCAACTTGCGCTTGGTATTCTTCATCCGTCACTAACCCTTCTACGCATGGGCCTGCACAACGTTGCAGTTGATACTGCAAGCAAGGCCGCGACCGAGCGCGGTAGTAGCTATCTTCACATTGACGAATAGGAAATATCCGCTGCATAGTACGCAAACTTTCGCGCACCGCCCAGGCACTTGGATATGGCCCAAAATATTCGCCTTTGAGCTTTTTGGGCCCACGGTGGTTGGCTAATCGAGGGTGTTCATGAGCAGACAAAAAGATAAAGGGATAAGATTTATCGTCCCGTAGTAAAACGTTGTAACGTGGCTTGTATTTCTTGATGAAATTATTTTCAAGAATAAAAGCTTCCGCTTCGCTGTGAACCACGGTGACATCCATGTGGGCAATTTGCTTAACCAATGACTGAGTTTTAATGCTGTCAACTTGGCTACGAAAGTAACTAGATACGCGGTTTTTAAGATTTTTGGCTTTGCCTACGTAAATCACATCCTGCTTGTGATTATACATGCGATAAACGCCGGGTTGGTGAGTGAGGTCCTTAAGAAACGCCTTAGGATCAAATTCGTTAATATCGCTCATGAATTACAAATTATCTGAGCTTATCAACTTATGCCGAAGGGCCAGATGAGTGAGTTCAACATCTGTACTCACATTGAGCTTTTCAAACATTCTATACCTATGGGTATTAACCGTTTTCGCACTGATGTTCAAAAATTTAGCGATGTCAGGGACTTTCGAGCCCTTAGTTAACATTAACGTAATCTCGAGCTCTCGCTCAGATAAGCATTCAAAGGGGTTGCCATCAGTAAAGTCTAACGCACCGATAGCAATTTGCTGCGCAATATCAGGCGAAACGTACTTTTGACCTGCGGCCACTTTACGGATTGCTAACTCCATCTCATTAGGATCAGAATCTTTGGTTAAGTAACCAAACGCGCCCATACGCATTACTTTCGCTGGGATAGGATTCTCTTTGTGAACCGATAACACAATGACACGTGTGTTTTCACTAAAACGCAAGATCTGCTTGGTCGCTTCCAAACCACCAATGCCAGGCATACTCATATCCATTAGTACCAAATCGGGTGCGTTTTTGCGGCAAAATTTCACTGCTTCTTCACCCGTTGTAGCTTCTCCAACTACGACAAAACCTTGTACATCTTCCAAAATACGTCTTATTCCGGTTCTGACCAACTCATGGTCATCAACCAACAATATTTTTATCAAACAAGTGCTCCTAAAGGAGAGTAATTTTTCTCATGCATGGGAGTTAATATCACATAAAAGTGAAATGATTTCAGCTCTCAATTACCTTATATTTAATCAAAACAGAGGTTTATTCACTAAAGCTGCACACTTTTTGTACTTATCGGTAAAAATGAGTACTAAGCCGATTCCAACCTATGATGGTATCTTTCAAGCCTTGCCCCGTGTTTCTTGCTAAGCACGTGTTGATTGAGCAACAAATTGTCCATCTATTTTCACAATCAGGAACCCGTACTGGGGCGATGGGTTTACCACCACAACGACACTTACTCGGTACATCTGCTATGTCAGCAAGGCGCTTCGACAAACTACCCACTTCACTTTTGTGTTTCATATTTTAACTGAACCGATATTACCGATAGCCAAGAGGATAAAGTAAATAACCCCACAAAGTCACGGTTAACTTTTGTCAATCGTACTAATTTAATAATTTACACAAAAAATTATGATATTTACATAATGCTGAAAGTGAAACGCTGTTATAAATGCCGGTGAACGAACAGCAACAATAGCTAGATTGGGGAATATAGCCACGGGGGTTCTCACCCTCACTACCGACACGACTAAAACAAAAAAGCCCCAACGGATAGGTTGTGGATTTGGATCTATCTAAAAATACGGAAAACAACGCGAGGGATGTACTCAGGCACTTCCCTGTGCCTGACACTACGTGCGCCTTCGGCGGTAATGAATGTTCCTGACATTCGTTCGAACCGCGGGGGACCTCACCCTCACTACCGACACAGCAAAAACAAAAAAGCCCCAACGAACAACGTTGAGGCTTTTTTTGTTTTTATGGCGGATAGCGAGGGATTCGAACCCCCGGTAGGTTTGACCCTACGTCTGATTTCAAGTCAGGTGCATTAAACCGAGCTCTGCCAGCTATCCAATTCTTTTTGTATAAATAGATTCTTATCTAACAAATTGATTTAAATCTATTTACTAACACAATATGGCGGAGAGGGAGGGATTCGAACCCCCGGTAGGTGTGACCCTACGTCTGATTTCAAGTCAGGTGCATTAAACCGAGCTCTGCCACCTCTCCGAATTGAGGGCCCGAATATTAATGGCGTTTTCCGTGCTTGTAAAGCCTTTATTGGTCAAAACATTCTGACCGAGCACAATTTAATCACACTGGGCATTTTTACATCAAGTTACTAATATTTC from the Paraglaciecola mesophila genome contains:
- the pgsA gene encoding CDP-diacylglycerol--glycerol-3-phosphate 3-phosphatidyltransferase, which encodes MWTIPNIITVIRVLLIPIFVAVYFLDWQWAHQAAAFVFWFAAITDWFDGYLARKLQQSTAFGAFLDPVADKLIVATALILITHTYASIWITVPAILLLAREIYISALREWMGQKGLQDTVKVSFMGKAKTMAQMLALIGLLSELEYFMGIPIYWVTLGYILLYFAAILSFWSMISYTLAAWPSLSKSESK
- the uvrC gene encoding excinuclease ABC subunit UvrC produces the protein MSDINEFDPKAFLKDLTHQPGVYRMYNHKQDVIYVGKAKNLKNRVSSYFRSQVDSIKTQSLVKQIAHMDVTVVHSEAEAFILENNFIKKYKPRYNVLLRDDKSYPFIFLSAHEHPRLANHRGPKKLKGEYFGPYPSAWAVRESLRTMQRIFPIRQCEDSYYRARSRPCLQYQLQRCAGPCVEGLVTDEEYQAQVDLARMFLKGKNKQVIDSLVKRMESASENLRFEAAARYRDQISALNKVQEQQWVSGNQEEMDVFGFAYRNGIASIQGLFIRDNKLLGSKSFYPKVPADATDEEVFQSFILQFYLAGNKVIPKQIVTPIELSEQGAIEELLTKEAGRRIQFYRGVRDEKRRYLDLANTNAENALIAKQGQQKSVFARYTELEKILEFEQPIQRMECFDISHTSGQLTVASCVVFNREGPFKADYRRFNIEGITPGDDYAAMAQALARRYRDVKDDSKIPDILFIDGGKGQLTQAEEYFENWKHEKKPLLIGVAKGSSRKAGLETLILAGNHATIPLSGDSIALHLIQHIRDESHRFAITGHRARRQKDKKTSKLESIPGVGAKRRQSLLKYMGGLQGILQASRSEIANVPGISAELADTIYDHIHN
- the uvrY gene encoding UvrY/SirA/GacA family response regulator transcription factor: MIKILLVDDHELVRTGIRRILEDVQGFVVVGEATTGEEAVKFCRKNAPDLVLMDMSMPGIGGLEATKQILRFSENTRVIVLSVHKENPIPAKVMRMGAFGYLTKDSDPNEMELAIRKVAAGQKYVSPDIAQQIAIGALDFTDGNPFECLSERELEITLMLTKGSKVPDIAKFLNISAKTVNTHRYRMFEKLNVSTDVELTHLALRHKLISSDNL